Proteins from a genomic interval of Actinoalloteichus hymeniacidonis:
- a CDS encoding AbrB family transcriptional regulator — protein sequence MAAKGGSWDGRAALRQLIPTLRLLLGGSLGAALALLLGVPAGGIFGAVAGSALVNARWTGFRPARWVNRLGLLLLGCVAGARLDAGSLATLLHLALPVLLGVVFLLLVDVGLALLLSRRFGMELKTGLLACAPGGFSEMSAVAIEVGARLEVVVAIHLVRIASVVLAVMPLLVWLAGR from the coding sequence ATGGCCGCCAAGGGCGGATCGTGGGATGGCCGCGCGGCACTACGTCAGTTGATCCCGACCCTGCGCCTACTCCTCGGTGGATCCCTCGGCGCCGCCCTCGCGCTGCTGCTCGGCGTGCCCGCAGGGGGCATCTTCGGTGCGGTGGCGGGCAGCGCCCTGGTGAATGCGCGGTGGACGGGATTCCGACCTGCCCGATGGGTCAACCGGCTGGGACTCCTGCTGCTGGGCTGCGTGGCAGGCGCCCGGCTGGACGCGGGCAGTCTGGCCACGCTGCTCCACCTCGCCCTACCGGTGCTGCTCGGGGTGGTGTTCCTGCTGTTGGTCGACGTCGGCTTGGCGCTGCTGCTGTCCCGACGATTCGGCATGGAGTTGAAGACGGGCCTGCTGGCCTGCGCGCCCGGTGGCTTCAGCGAGATGTCTGCGGTCGCCATCGAGGTCGGCGCCCGCCTGGAGGTTGTTGTCGCGATCCACCTGGTGCGGATCGCCTCGGTGGTGCTGGCAGTGATGCCGCTGCTCGTGTGGTTGGCGGGGCGCTGA
- a CDS encoding AbrB family transcriptional regulator, translating to MTVLALLLAGAFGALLAKLGRIPLWPLIGGIAGAGAFHAITGTPENLPRAIEIAAQVVVGTVVGSALGPSLLRVFRSLLVPGLIAVVTILGVGVGLGVLLSYWGDVDQTVAVFGMVPGGVGELVAATTSLGGDSAVVAGMHLIRLVVLLTVLPLLIRFLDRRAGGEPKADESS from the coding sequence ATGACGGTTCTCGCGCTGCTGTTGGCCGGGGCGTTCGGTGCCCTGCTCGCCAAACTGGGGCGGATTCCGCTCTGGCCGCTCATCGGTGGTATCGCCGGGGCCGGGGCCTTCCATGCGATCACCGGAACCCCGGAGAACCTGCCTCGCGCCATCGAGATCGCCGCGCAGGTCGTCGTCGGCACCGTCGTCGGATCGGCGCTCGGCCCCTCGCTGCTGCGGGTCTTCCGCAGCCTGCTGGTGCCCGGACTGATCGCCGTGGTGACGATCCTCGGCGTCGGGGTCGGTCTCGGTGTGCTGCTGTCGTATTGGGGCGATGTCGACCAGACCGTCGCCGTCTTCGGCATGGTTCCCGGTGGCGTCGGGGAGTTGGTCGCCGCCACTACCAGTCTGGGCGGGGACAGCGCGGTGGTCGCCGGAATGCACCTGATTCGCCTGGTCGTCCTGCTGACCGTCCTGCCGCTGTTGATCCGCTTCCTCGATCGGCGGGCGGGTGGGGAACCGAAGGCCGACGAATCGAGCTGA
- a CDS encoding PPOX class F420-dependent oxidoreductase, whose amino-acid sequence MAVESLPPHVVALLEKPNPAVMATLRKDGTPVSVATWYLFEKGRILLNLDATRTRLAHLRRDPRVALTVIEEGNWYKHVSIQGRVVSIEDDPELVDIDRLSTHYGGKPYPNRTSPRVSVWVEIQRWHGWNIDNG is encoded by the coding sequence ATGGCCGTCGAATCGCTTCCGCCGCATGTCGTGGCGCTCTTGGAGAAGCCGAACCCCGCCGTGATGGCGACCCTGCGCAAGGACGGCACGCCCGTCTCGGTCGCCACCTGGTACCTGTTCGAGAAGGGCAGGATCCTGCTCAACCTGGATGCCACCCGCACGAGATTGGCGCATCTACGCCGGGATCCGAGGGTCGCGCTCACCGTGATCGAGGAGGGCAACTGGTACAAGCACGTCAGCATCCAGGGGCGGGTGGTCTCGATCGAGGACGATCCCGAGCTGGTCGACATCGACCGGTTGTCCACGCACTACGGGGGGAAGCCGTATCCGAATCGGACGAGCCCCCGGGTGAGCGTGTGGGTCGAGATCCAGCGATGGCACGGCTGGAACATCGACAACGGCTGA
- a CDS encoding TIGR03557 family F420-dependent LLM class oxidoreductase, whose protein sequence is MSFGYTLFTEQAPPQQLVSDAVAAEAVGFDFAVSSDHYSPWLDAQGHASYCWSVLGAVAHATQRMELMTYVTCPIIRYHPAVVAQKAATMQLLSGGRFTLGVGAGENLNEHIVAEGWPPVNVRHAMLDEALQIINRLFDGGYVNHHGEHFQVDSAKLWDLPEQRVPIGVAVSGSQSVRRFSGLVDHLIATEPKAELVSEWDAARKTGSTRQGRSRKIGQLPICYDTDRQAAIERAHQQMRWFAGGWKVNSELPSTTAFAAASQFARLEDVASSIPCGDDVDAVVEAIRPFADAGFTDVALVQIGGGHQREFFPFAQDRLLPALRSEYGGR, encoded by the coding sequence ATCTCCTTCGGATACACGCTGTTCACCGAGCAGGCCCCGCCGCAGCAATTGGTCTCCGACGCCGTCGCTGCCGAGGCGGTCGGCTTCGATTTCGCCGTCTCCAGCGACCACTATTCGCCGTGGCTGGACGCGCAGGGGCACGCCTCCTACTGCTGGAGTGTGCTCGGAGCGGTCGCACACGCGACGCAGCGCATGGAACTCATGACCTACGTGACCTGTCCGATCATCCGCTATCACCCGGCGGTGGTGGCGCAGAAGGCCGCCACCATGCAGTTGCTCTCCGGTGGCCGCTTCACCCTGGGCGTCGGTGCCGGGGAGAACCTCAACGAGCACATCGTGGCCGAGGGCTGGCCGCCGGTGAACGTCCGGCACGCCATGCTCGACGAGGCGTTGCAGATCATCAACCGGCTCTTCGACGGCGGATACGTCAACCACCACGGCGAGCATTTCCAAGTGGACTCGGCGAAGTTGTGGGACCTGCCCGAACAGCGGGTGCCGATCGGGGTGGCCGTGTCCGGTTCACAGTCGGTGCGGCGATTCTCCGGTCTGGTGGATCACCTCATCGCGACGGAACCGAAGGCAGAGCTGGTCTCGGAGTGGGATGCCGCCCGCAAGACGGGGTCGACGCGGCAGGGCCGCAGCCGCAAGATCGGTCAACTGCCGATCTGCTACGACACCGACCGGCAGGCCGCGATCGAACGAGCACATCAGCAGATGCGGTGGTTCGCGGGTGGCTGGAAGGTCAACTCCGAGCTGCCGTCCACGACCGCGTTCGCGGCGGCCAGTCAGTTCGCCCGGCTCGAGGACGTCGCGAGTTCGATTCCCTGCGGCGACGATGTCGACGCGGTCGTCGAGGCGATCCGGCCGTTCGCCGATGCGGGGTTCACCGATGTCGCGCTCGTGCAGATCGGCGGTGGGCATCAGCGGGAGTTCTTCCCCTTCGCCCAGGACCGGTTGTTGCCCGCGTTGCGCTCGGAGTACGGCGGTCGCTAG
- a CDS encoding alkaline phosphatase D family protein has protein sequence MWVTGLLLGPVLRYADADSATVWVETDGPCEVEVLDTTTPTFHVGGHHYALVVIRGLTPGTSTPYEVRLDGEVAWPPPDSALPPSRISTLAEKPEHFTLVFGSCQHPRVDPEGQPDTLGPHALAAYAQRMATQPVEQWPDALLLLGDQVYADETSPATREWLATRRDLDVAPGAEVADFEEYTHLYREAWSGELIRWLMATVPTAMIFDDHDVRDDWNTSAAWRREMAATDWWRTRIRGGLASYWIYQHLGNLRPVDLDEDKIYAAVLRSGRDGDALELLEDFAEWADSEADGEETYRWSYRRDYGPVRLMVIDNRAGRVVTESSRTMVGDEEFAWIERNAVGAPDHVEHLFIASTLPWLLPPAISDLESHNEVAAARPGKRGERAERLRQGLDLEHWAAFRQSFDRLAALLLRSVRSGTATASVLSGDVHHSYLAKARYPDEPNAPIYQLTCSPLHNAAPQKLRWAFQASWWPLLRRLTRAAARRAGVTDPPLDWRRLAGPYFGNEIATLSIRGSHADIAFEQAVQADRRLGLRTMVRRALTENRTS, from the coding sequence ATGTGGGTGACGGGCTTATTGCTGGGACCGGTGCTGCGTTACGCGGACGCCGACTCCGCCACCGTGTGGGTGGAGACCGATGGACCCTGTGAGGTCGAGGTGCTGGACACCACGACGCCGACCTTCCACGTGGGTGGCCATCATTACGCGCTGGTGGTGATCCGGGGACTGACGCCCGGCACCTCGACGCCGTACGAGGTGCGGCTCGACGGGGAGGTGGCCTGGCCGCCGCCCGACTCCGCATTGCCGCCGAGCCGGATCAGCACGCTCGCCGAGAAGCCGGAGCACTTCACCCTCGTCTTCGGCTCCTGCCAGCACCCCCGCGTCGACCCGGAGGGGCAGCCCGACACCCTGGGCCCGCACGCCCTCGCCGCGTACGCCCAACGGATGGCGACGCAGCCCGTGGAGCAATGGCCCGACGCGCTGCTGTTACTCGGCGACCAGGTCTACGCCGACGAGACCAGCCCGGCGACCAGGGAATGGCTGGCCACCCGCCGGGATCTCGACGTCGCCCCCGGTGCCGAGGTCGCCGACTTCGAGGAGTACACCCACCTGTATCGCGAGGCGTGGTCGGGCGAGCTGATCCGCTGGTTGATGGCCACCGTCCCCACCGCGATGATCTTCGACGACCACGACGTCCGCGACGACTGGAACACCTCGGCGGCCTGGCGCCGCGAGATGGCCGCGACCGACTGGTGGCGCACCCGCATCCGAGGCGGGCTGGCCTCCTACTGGATCTACCAGCACCTCGGCAACCTGCGCCCCGTCGACCTCGATGAGGACAAGATCTACGCGGCGGTACTGCGCTCCGGTCGAGACGGCGATGCCCTCGAACTCCTGGAGGACTTCGCCGAATGGGCCGACTCGGAGGCCGACGGTGAGGAGACCTACCGCTGGAGCTACCGGCGCGACTACGGGCCCGTGCGGCTGATGGTGATCGACAACCGGGCGGGCCGAGTGGTCACCGAGAGCAGCCGCACCATGGTCGGGGACGAGGAGTTCGCCTGGATCGAACGCAACGCCGTCGGCGCACCCGACCACGTCGAGCACCTGTTCATCGCCAGCACGCTGCCGTGGTTGCTGCCGCCCGCGATCAGCGATCTGGAATCGCACAACGAGGTCGCCGCGGCCAGACCCGGCAAGCGTGGCGAGCGCGCGGAACGCCTCCGACAGGGCCTGGATCTGGAGCATTGGGCCGCCTTCCGGCAATCCTTCGACCGGCTCGCCGCTCTGCTGTTGCGCTCGGTGCGCAGCGGAACGGCCACCGCCTCGGTGCTCTCCGGCGACGTCCACCACAGCTACCTGGCCAAGGCGCGGTACCCGGACGAGCCGAATGCCCCGATCTACCAACTCACCTGCTCGCCGCTGCACAACGCCGCGCCGCAGAAGCTGCGCTGGGCGTTCCAGGCCTCGTGGTGGCCGCTGCTGCGCCGACTCACCAGGGCGGCCGCGCGCCGGGCCGGTGTGACCGATCCGCCGCTGGACTGGCGGCGACTCGCGGGGCCGTACTTCGGCAATGAGATCGCCACCCTCTCCATCCGAGGCAGCCACGCCGATATCGCCTTCGAGCAGGCCGTGCAGGCCGACCGGCGATTGGGACTGCGCACCATGGTCCGGCGGGCGCTGACCGAGAACCGAACCTCATAA